Within the Opitutaceae bacterium TAV5 genome, the region AATCTCCGTTTCAACAGCTTCTTCTGGCTTCCCCAGCCCGATGGCTCCATCGCCGGGCCCACCGCGATCAATTGCCGCACCACCGCCTATCTCGGTGGCGGAGGTTATCCCGGCTGTTTCCTCCCCAAGGCCGAGTATCCGCTCGCCGCCGCCCGCTTTGCCCTCACTCCCGAACCTGCCCGCGGCATCGGCGACGCCGGCACGTTTTCCTACTACGCCAATACTGAAAAATGGGCGCGCGAATGCATCGAGGTCGGCCTCGCCAAAGGCGCCTCCGCCTATGACGGTCCCAACGGCAACTGGCTCCCCTACCTCGTCAAGGCCTGGTCGCTCCCCCAAAAAGCCTCGCCCGCCGCGCTTCCCTGTCGCAGCGCTGACGCCTCCTGGCAGCTTCCCGGTCTCCTCGCCTGGAACCGCCACGGCGTCTATGGCCTCGTCTTCGCCGACGTCACCGGCACCGCCCCCTCGCAACGCCTCACCGGCATCACCGGCGGCGCCCCGACCGCCCTCTGGAGTCCGGCATTCGGCACCTTCCTCTCCTCCATGCATTCCGGCTACCCCCACGAATCCGCAAGACTTTCAAAACCCGAAGAACTCACCTTTGCCTGCATTTTCGGACAAACCGCCGACAACCGCTTTTTCTTCTCTGGCAAGGAACGCGCCACGATTGCACAATCCTCCTCCTCTCCCGACCGTTTTGACATCACCTCCAAACCCGCCACCCCCTTTTCCACGCTCACCTGGAGCTACGACACCGCCACGCCCGAAACAACCATCGCCGTCCGCCTCGATTCTCTCGAACCCGTTCGCGAAGCCTTTGTGAGCCTTCCTCTCTTCATACAGAACCGGCAATTTTTCAAAACGCGTATCGAAAATGGCACGACACTGGTCATTGAAAACGCGAAAGCCCGCCTCTTCCTCACGTGGACCCTCCAGCCCCAAAAAGCGGCCGGCAGTCCCCTCCCCCCGCCCGCCGGTCAACTCCTGCCATCGACCCGCAACGACATCGAACGCCTCGTTATCCCCCTCCCTGCCGACGGCTCTGCTCTCACCTTCAGTCTCCGCAGCGAAACGCTCTGAAACACGCATCCCCTCTCCGGCACACCACTCTCCGTCCTCGCCCTTGCACCTCCGCACCATCAATCCGGACACCCGATCATGAATTCCCGAACATCATCCGACAACCGTGCCGCCTGGCTCCGCGAGGCCAGCCCCGGACTCATGTTTCACTACATAGACAATCCCGCCAGCAGTACGGTCGCCTCCGCCACCACGCCTGCCGAATGGAACCAGCGGGTGGACAGCTTCAACGTGCCCCGCTTCGCCCGCCTCGTCCGTGAAACCGGCGCCGGCTACATCATCTTCACGCTCGGTCAGAACAGCGGACATTATTGCTCCCCCAATGCCGTTTACGACGAGCTCACCCGCCAGCAACCCTCGCGCCTCTCCCATCGCGACCTTGTCGCGGAGATCGCCGATGCCCTCGCCCCCGACGTCAAGCTCATCGCCTACCTCCCCTCCCACGCTCCGTCCAACCACCCCGAAGCGGTCAACGCCCTGCGCTACCTCCCCCCCTGGGATGCCAGCCTCTGCAGCCTCACCCGCTTTTGGCCCGAATCGAGCAATGCCGACGACCGCCTGACCGTCTTCCAGCGCAACTGGGAAGCCGTCATCGCCCATTGGGGCGAACGCTGGGGAGAAGCTGTCGCCGGCTGGTGGATCGACGGCTGCTACTTTGCCGACCGTATCTACAAATCCGCTACTCCGGAAGAAATCGCCGGCGGAGCTCCCTGCGAAGCCACCCTTGCTGCGGCTCTCCGCACGGGAAACCCCGACCGCATCCTTGCCTTCTGCGCCGGCACGGCCCGCGCTTTCGAACGCGTCATCGCCGGACAGGATTACACCGCAGGCGAATTTTCCAACCGCCTCCCCGTCTCCAACAAGTGGCATCCTCTCACCGCCACCACCGATGGCATGCAAACCCATCTCCTCGGTTATCTCGGCGACTGGTGGGGCGAAGGCCAGCCGCGTTTCACCGACGATTTTGTCCGCGCCTACACCCGCCACGTAGGCGACGCCGGCGCCGCCCTCACCTGGGACATTCCCGTCACCCGCGATGGCGACATCCCCTCCGCCTTTCTCCGCCAGATCGAAACCATCACCAGTCACGTGTAGAGAATCGACCGGTTTTCATCACCTTTCCGCCTCGACACGACGTGGCATGACGCACACCGCCATGGTTCATGGTCCCAATGGCATTGCTGTCATTCGTGAGGACTGAAGGGACCAAAAGCCTCCATCAGCCTCACTTCCCTTCCCCCACCACGCCAGGCGCGGCGGTGGTGTCGCGGAGGATCAGCCGTGGCTGCAACCGCCGCGTTTGCGGCTCGCTCAGGGCGTCACGCAGACGCCACCCGAGCAGGTCCAGCGCCTGCCCGGCCATCGCCTCCGCATCCATCTCCACCGTGCTCAGACACGGCAGCATCGACTCCGCATCGTGATCGCTCCCGACCGCCAGCACACTCAGGTCGCGCGGCACATCCAGTCCGCTTCGCGCGGCTTCATACACCACGGTGCATCCCACATCGATGTCGAGCGTGACGATTGCCGTCGGCCTCTCTTCCGGCCTGGCCACCAGCAAACCGCGCAACCACGGCAAACTCTCCCGCTGTTTCCCCGCCCGATCCTCCTCCGAAAAAACGCACACCCACTCCTTGCGGCACCTGATGCCAAATGCCGACACCGCCCGCATGAACCCCTCGTGTCCAAGCCGGTGCAGTGTGTAAACCTGCGGCCCGGCGACCAGCGCAATCCTCCGGTGCCCGAGCGCCGAGAGATGTTGCACCCCGTTAAAAACCCCGTCGTCCGTGGCCGACAGCACGCAGTAATCCGCCGGCTCCTCGAAGCTCACCCACGGATACAGATCCTGGCCCTCCAGCCATTCGCGCAATCCGCCATCCACGTATCCACAAAGGATAACACCGTCCACCAGTCCGCCCGCCAGTTGCCTCGGCGGATTGGCCGCCCCCGGCACCGGATTCGCATAAAACTCGATATGATACCCCAGCTTCCTCTGCTCGCACTGCTTGATCAGATGCCCCAGCGCGATGCTCGCGTAGCCCCCGCGGAGCACTTTTGAAGGTTCCTCGCCCGGGAGCAGCAACCCGATCTGTCCGGTCGATTTACCCCGCAACAACTGCGCCGCCGCGCGCGGCCGGTAGCCGTACTCCGTGGCAAGCTGACGGATACGCTCGCGCTGCGTCTCGCTGACGCGCCCCGTGCCGTGCAAGGCCGAGGACACCGTGGAAAGCGTCACCCCGGCGATTCTGGCTATATCCTTCATCGTCAGACGCCCCGCGACGACCGGCGCAACGGAAACCGGTGTGACCGACGCAACCGACTCCCCGGACGAACGCTTTTTGGCAACGGACTTTTTCTGCATGAGAAGCCTTTTGGCAGAAGAGTTCCCCGCGTGAAAGAGTTTTTGCCGAACAGAAAAAACATTGCTTGACTATTTTGCGTGATCGATTTTTCAAAACCAGATCAACCCTGCCCAACCAATGATCACTACCCGTCTGAAAAACACCTCCTGCCTGCCTCTCGCCGGTTTCGCCGGCTTTCTTGTCGCCAGTCTGACAGCTCCCCTTCACGCGGACATCGTCAACGCCGTTGCATCGGGCGAAGGTTTCACAACCGGAACCATCTGGGGAGAGGAGAATCCTCCCTCGTCCGCCAACGACTACTTCGCGGGGAGCTATCGCGTCGAGACGCCATCCGGCACGACTGACTATACCTTTGGGGGAAAGAGTCTCACCCTGAACGGAAGCGGCGTCCTGGCCTTCAGAGGCTCCGGAGTCGTTACGATTGAGGATTTCCGTTTTGGTGGCACGTCAGGCCAGATACAGAACTGGTCAAACAACCTCGCCCGGCTTGCCGGCAAAATCACGGTGACCAGCTACGGCATCATCAATCCCACCAACAATCGCACTATTGAAATTTCCTCCCTGATTCAGGGAACGGGTTATCTCAACATCCGCAATGGCACCGTGCAACTGACCTCCGCTAACACTTACTCCGGAGGTACCGACATTGTTTTCAACAGCAACGGCAACGGACGCCTCGAGGCTCTGGCGGATGGTGCTCTCGGAACCGGCAAGGTACGCCTGCTGGATTCCGGCGTGTCGCTCAAACTCTCCGGCGGCATCACCCACGACTACATCAATGACAACGCCGATCTCCAGCTCCATGCCGACCTGGCTGCCGGTGCCGTCGAGCTGTCCTTCGTCGGAACCGACATCATCGGACGTCTCTCGCTGGATGGCGGCGCCTCCTGGATCACCAGCGGCACCTACGGTTCGCTGACTTCGGATGCGCAGCACAAGCTGGCGGTGTTTTCCGGAGACGGAATCCTGCAGGTGGGCGCGGCCATTCCCGAGGCATCGGCATCCGTCCTGATCGTCGCCCTGGGCACGGTCTGCGCGACCCTTGGCTTCCGCCGCCGTCGCTGCCCGGGCTGATGCGGTTTCGAAATCGCTCCACCGCAATTCCACCTCACAATCGCCCCTGTTGCTCCAGTCATCCCGCCATGCACACCCCGACACACCTCCGCCCATCGTTTCCGCCGCGCCCGTTCGCGGATGCCTCCCGTTCCGCCCGGACTCCGCATGCCTTCACACTCGTTGAGCTGCTGACAGTCATTGCCATCATCGGCATCCTCGCCGCGATAACGATCCCCGTGATCGGCAAAGTCCGCGGCGCCGCCGACAACGCCCGCTGTCTCTCCAACCTCCGGCAAACCGGCATAGCCCTCGCCATGTTTGTGAGCGACAACAAAGATCGGCTCCCCGCGCAAACCATGCTCGCTTACGGTCCTAGATACAGCGACTGGAACTGGAAAAACGACGCATGGCCGCAGGACCTGGGATCCCTCCTCCACACTTACCTGTCCCTTCCCGTCCCCACCGGCACCGCCCGATATGCTGATGTGCTCACCTGCCCTGCCTGGAAAAAGCGGGTGGACCCGAGTTCCAAGACATCCCTCATCGTCAACCAGAGTGCCGACGGCAAAAGCCTTGCCCCCTTTGGCAAAAGTGGCACCCCCGGTGTCGCGCCGGTAACCCACGCCCAACTCTCATCCCTCGTTTCCCTCAGCAAAACGTGGGCATTCGCCGAGACCGACCAGAAATCCACCCGTAACGGGGGCAACCCCGGTTGGGTCGCCGAACTCCCTCCCGAACCCGTGCACGGCAACTGGCGCAACGCCATCTTCTTCGACTGGCACGCCGGCAAGCTCGACCTCGACTACAACCCCATAAAATGATTTTTCCCCGGCCTTTTCAAAATCGCCCCATTCGCGTCACCCTCTGCGTTCTTGCCACACTCCTGGCGCCAATCGCGACCGTCGCCGCCGCGAACCATCCGACGCTGGAACTCAACACCGGCTGGCGGATACAGCCCGCGACCCACCCCGGCACCCCGCCCGACCCCGCTGCATGGGGACGCTCGCGCATGATCGAACTCAGCGCCGGCTGGAACACGAATCAACCCGTGGCGCAGCCCGGCAACGCTCCCTGGAAAAACATCGACCGCGCCAAGGTAAACTCCCTCTGGCACGAGACGACTTTCACGCCGCCCGCCGCATGGGAAAAACGCTCCCGTGTATTCGTGGATTTCAGCCGCGTGGACGGCGACGCCATCGTCTTCCTCAACGGAAAACGCATCGCCGAAATGCCCGCCCCCGGCGGCGAACTTGAACTGACCGCCGCCCTGAATCCCGGACGCGAAAACACGCTGACCGTCTTCAACACCCGCGACTACACCGGCATGTCGCGCACCTTTGAACAAGACCTCCTGCGCCACACCGCCCGCACCGGACGTGAAAAACTCCCCCTGCAACAATGGCCGTTGGGCATCACCGGTCCCGTCACCCTGACCGCCCGCCCGCCCAGTGCCATCGTCGATGTGTTCGCGATTCCCTCGTGGAGACAAAAAACCCTCGGCCTGGAAATCGAGGTCGATGCCGCCAGCGACCTCCACAACTCCATCATTGACGTTTCGGTGCACGACAAGGATGGCCGCCAGGTTCTGGCCTTGAAAAGCTCTCCCGCTAAAATCCCCGCCGGCCGCAGCGTCCATCACCTGAAAACGCCGTGGGCCGATCCCGTGACCTGGGAACTCGAAAAACCGTATCTCTACACGATCACAGCCCGGCTTTCCCAAGGTGACAGACTTCTGGATACGAACGAAGGCACGACCTTCGGCTTCCGCGAAGTCTGGACGGAAGGCCGCCTGCTCATGCTCAACGGCCACCCCATCCGCCTGCGCCTGACGGACCTCTTCGGCGCGGACGCCAACGCCCTCTCGTTTTACCGGTTGATCGGCTACAACAGCGGCGCGCTGCAACCACACCCCAAACTCTGGTGGCGGGACTGGAACGACATCCCGCTGCTCGACGAGGCGCTGATCGCGGAGGCCGACCGGCTCGGCTTCGCCCTCACCGCCCCCGTGCCCTCGATCTCCTACCTCGGCACCGCCTTCATCGACAACATCCCCCTGCAAGAAGCCTACACCGCGGAGATGAAACGTCATCTGCGCAAATACCGCAACCACCCCTCCGTCCTCGCCTGGTCGGTGGGCATGAACAGCTACAACCCGCGCGAAAACATCCATGCCGGCACGCTCGGACGCCGGGAGACGCCCAATCCCTTCGGACGCGCCCGCGTGATCGAAATCGCCGCCGGAATCACCAAACGCAACGATCCCACCCGGCTCGCCTTTTCCCATGCCGACGGCAGCCTCGCCGACATCTCCAGCGCCAACGTCTACCTCAATTTCGTGCCTTTGCAGGAACGCGAGGAATGGCCGATGGGCTGGGCACGCGACGGCGACATGCCCTACGCGGCCGTCGAGTTTGGCCAGCCGTTCGAGGCCAATTTCTGGAAAAACCGCCAGTTTCTGCTCACCGAGTTCGCCTCGATCTACCTCGGCGAGCGCGCCTATGAGATCGAAACCGAGGCCGGACTCCGGGATCTGGTGCGGACGAGCGCCATCGACTGGAAAAAACTGACCGCGTGGAGCCAGGTCGATGATGCCAATTATCCCGTGTATTGGGAGTTTCAGGACCTGTTCGTCAACGCGACCAACCGCTCCTGGCGGACATGGGGAGTGAACGGCGGATGGAAACACTGGCTGCTCAGCGTGGGCTACGGCAATCCGCCGGGACTCAAGCCCGGCGCCAGACAATACACTTACCGTTACCGGAACCTGCCCGGTCCCGTGGAAAAGAAACCGGAGTGGGCCAATCCCAATTTCGACATTCACGCGAAATCCAACAAAACCTTCCTCGCCTGGATCGCCGGCGGCGGGGTGCATACCGACAAGACGCACGCCTTTTACACCGGGGAAAAATTCGGCAAACAGATCGCCCTCGTCTGGGATGGCTCCGACCCCGAAACCGTGACCGTCGACTGGGTTTTCACCCGCTCCGGCGGCAACGAACCGCTGGCGAGCGGAACGCGCGAGGTCACACTCGCGCCCGGCGACATTTCGTTCATCCCGCTCGACCTGACCGCCCCCCCCTCCCCCGCCGGAGACGCAGCGCTCACGATGCGCGTCCGCAAAAATGGACAGGAAATCGCCCGTGATTCGTTTTCGATTCAGGTATTCGAACGTAGTGAAAAACCGGACACGGGAAGCGCACGTTTTGCCCTCATCGATCCCGCCGGACGCAGCGCCGCCTGGCTTCGGTCGCTCGGGCTGAATCCGGAGCCGTGGGCCCCCTCCTCGCCGGACCGGCACGATGTACTGATCGTCGGGCGCGAGGCCCTGCAGCCGGGCGCCGCTCTGCCATGGACCGCCGCCGACATCGAACGCGGCCTCAAGGTCCTCATCCTGGAACAACAACCCGCCGTCTGGGAAATGCTCGGCTTCGAAACCGTCGAAACACTGCCCCGCTACACGTTTGCCGCCAATCCCAATCCCGATCCCGATCGCGGCAGCCCCGTGCTGCGCGGACTGCGGGACGTCGATCTCGTCAACTGGCGCGGCTCCCCCGACCTGCTGCCCGAAGGACGCCAGGTGCGCACCTACGACACGCCCCGCGCCCCGCGCTGGACCAACCGCCACGCCGTGGCCTCCGTCGCCATCAAAATTCCCGAAGTCGCCGGATTCACGCCGATCCTGAAAACCGAGTTCGATCTCTCCTACACCCCGCTCCTCGAATGGCGGCATGGCCGGGGCGCCGTCTATTACTCCTCCATCGATTTCACCGGACGCATCGGAAGCGACCCCGCCGCCACCCGGCTTGCCTCCAACCTGCTGCAAACGCTGGCCGCGCCGCTGCCCCCGACACGCAAGGTCTATTACCACGGCTCGCCCGAAGGCGCGGCACTGCTGCGCGCGGTGCATGCCGGGCTCCGCGAGGGATCGTGGCCGGAAAATGCCGCCGATGCCACGCAGGCGCTGCTGGTGCTGGATCGCGACGCCTCCGCCGAATCGCCGGATACCCGGGCTCGCATCGCCGCCTTCCTCCGGCAGGGCGGCAACGTCTTGCACCTCCCGCAAACACAGGCGTCGCTCGCTGCCGCAGGCTACGCCTCCGGGTCGCGCAGTCTCGTGCGTGCCCCGGCGCAGGCCGCGCCCCGGCAAAACTCGCCGGAGATCGAAACCGGCTCCGTCATGCGCGGCCTCGGCGCGGACTTGTGGCGCTGGCGCGATGCGCTCGACGTCCAGATAATCACCGGCGCGGCCGATTCCCAAAGCCGTCTGCTCGCCGGCGGCCTGATGCTGGAACGCAGCGCAGGCGCCGGGCGGGAAGTATTTTTGCAGGTGGACCCGCGTCATCTCGCCGACCGGTACGCCGACGACCCCCTGAAGCGCGAGGCCGTGCAACTGAGCGTGTCGCGATTGCAGCGCCTGCTTGCCCAGGTGCTCACCAATCTCGGGGCCTCCCCTTCCGGCGATCTGGCCGGACGCGTATGCCGGATGGGGCAGCCGCAAACGCATCGCGCCATCGTCAACTGGGAAGTCCTCGGCCCGTGGCGTCGCGGTGCCGACACCGCCGCCGTTGCTCTGCTCGACACCGTGTTCCCCGGCGAGGAAGATGCGATTGCCGGTAACGACAACCCCAATACCGGATATAGTCCCGGCGACAACTCCGGCTCGCTTTACTGGCGCAAGGCCGTGCGCGCCGACAACAACGGGTTTGTCGATCTGGGCGGCGAATTACAGACGGCCGACGGTTCGGCTGCCTATGCGATTCACAAGCTCCGGTCGGACAAGGACCGCATGGTGCGGCTGCGCCTCGGCGTCGATTACTGGCTGAAACTCTGGGTCAACGGACGCCTGCATCTGGAAGTCAACAAACTGCACGCCAGTCCGAAGCCGGCCGGGTTCATGGTCGATGTTCCGCTCCAGGCCGGGGAAAACATCCTGACGCTCAAGGTGGTGGCGGGAACCAAGGGATTCGGCTTCTGGGCCGACATGCTGGACCTCGACCGCACGGCCGCCGCCTCCGACGGCAGCCCGGCCGCACCGGCGACGGCGAATTATTACCGTCCGCTCTTCAGGTCCTTCGACCCGTATATGTTCCACTACTGGTAATGACA harbors:
- a CDS encoding anchor protein, producing MITTRLKNTSCLPLAGFAGFLVASLTAPLHADIVNAVASGEGFTTGTIWGEENPPSSANDYFAGSYRVETPSGTTDYTFGGKSLTLNGSGVLAFRGSGVVTIEDFRFGGTSGQIQNWSNNLARLAGKITVTSYGIINPTNNRTIEISSLIQGTGYLNIRNGTVQLTSANTYSGGTDIVFNSNGNGRLEALADGALGTGKVRLLDSGVSLKLSGGITHDYINDNADLQLHADLAAGAVELSFVGTDIIGRLSLDGGASWITSGTYGSLTSDAQHKLAVFSGDGILQVGAAIPEASASVLIVALGTVCATLGFRRRRCPG
- a CDS encoding ribose operon repressor RbsR, which gives rise to MQKKSVAKKRSSGESVASVTPVSVAPVVAGRLTMKDIARIAGVTLSTVSSALHGTGRVSETQRERIRQLATEYGYRPRAAAQLLRGKSTGQIGLLLPGEEPSKVLRGGYASIALGHLIKQCEQRKLGYHIEFYANPVPGAANPPRQLAGGLVDGVILCGYVDGGLREWLEGQDLYPWVSFEEPADYCVLSATDDGVFNGVQHLSALGHRRIALVAGPQVYTLHRLGHEGFMRAVSAFGIRCRKEWVCVFSEEDRAGKQRESLPWLRGLLVARPEERPTAIVTLDIDVGCTVVYEAARSGLDVPRDLSVLAVGSDHDAESMLPCLSTVEMDAEAMAGQALDLLGWRLRDALSEPQTRRLQPRLILRDTTAAPGVVGEGK